Proteins co-encoded in one Paracrocinitomix mangrovi genomic window:
- a CDS encoding gliding motility-associated C-terminal domain-containing protein: protein MRLFILTIISVLLWSVPASAQPPVDWAANATLGANFKDYVEDVFVDASGNTYICGTFRGPLSIGSDNLYSGEASQVFVAKYDVNGNPVWALQSNGNNQSFAKSIFVDAIGAVYVTGYHNHTILSFAGLSLPSSSNEGLFLLKISPAGIPIHLTGATPLSTGKSRGAAVTGDGDFVYITGTHQGALTLNGGPTLPATAGQSDIFVARIDSAFAGFSYAVSHGGTSADLASSITTDGTNLYATGTYGNAVCTFTASPDYDLPAYGNEGIWITSFDKTNGNVNWATSAGSANGNTTSNDIFYSSSSLYITGGCYDVCTFVESPSTGALTYNDTIYTVGQKDAFIAIYNTSGVIQTKWSDGGPGMDEGFGITTDASCSDIQFCGQFEDSVDFGGTTMLHAFNKDLFVASYDNVGTLNWVFKDIGADDELAKAIHSNGTRTSYGGHFNSDFFVGTQPIAEIQWKGLRDFFVASFQCTDIPVCGPQITNCPNNDTLTSLIACNQILPNYISGLVVNDGCSAGLTFFQSPNPSTIINAGSQEVLLKVTDGTGNTDVCLFDFVVISNNNPVVAECGDQFVGETTLGDNNNYSSFSCSPVVTNGEERIYQVYVDANNHFLQVKMENASDSNDPYAYVYFLGSDCPTNLNCSQIDSFNIATGEFSNNSNYLTFIADGPGTYYIVVDAQVDHIDSYDISFFCTSSGVEFDGTCNVTDDPDGDGIVPSVNGSLIDLTMQPCESVTICHDMYLANLDDWQWVDSISMQLGDCYENINITTLTPDNPPGNNGYFDVNGDWSATYNLGTNTILWEFAHNSGEPWGDGNTGPYNCQLYSNFCFDADITSACANSEGLNIGIAIGDDGGKDGEPQTYVFDVGNSNDFILQDDNPFFSYQSNALCNADPNALPDSVTTSGGIFTADPGIVFTDGASSPTGEIDLTASTIGGPYNITYTVGLCPFDSVVAVNIYPQEDPAFTYPAAAYCQNDANPVATVTGTPGGTFTGPAEIVFVSITTGEIDLAASTAGGPYYITYTTPGPNCINADSVQITINAEDDPAFNYATIDHCAADANATVVSVTTPGGTFSEITANLSINSSTGEVDIVASTVGNYYAVYTTAGICPNTDSVQFNILTEDDPSFSYASAAYCQGDANPIPTISGTAGGTYGGAAEITFVSSTTGEVDLTNSLSGGPYTITYTTPGPDCPNVGTFDVTINAEDDPSFDYGNTLYCTGDSNPIANIIGTAGGTFSSSAGLVLANTSTGEIDIAGSTVGGPYTITYTTPGPDCPNSTDFQVSIAALEDAGFNYTTTSYCSNETDPVPTVNTPGGTFSGAVVFVDSGTGEIDLDATNPGTSLQIIYNSPGPVCPNADTLYLTINALDDPSFNYGDTAFCSTSSVVNATLNGTTGGVFTSSNTEISLNASSGQIDLGASTAGGPYTIQYATTGTCYDSSTVDIYIFDPVAANAGPDQTLFFKYDTDLEAIDPSPAIGVWSFSEGNANIDDINDPLAYISDLQNGTTTLLWTVTNGPCPVETDEVNLIVTSLFIPEAVTPNNDGQNDVFLINGIDLLENTVEIYNRWGQIVYSANNYQNNWDGLDNNGKKLDDDTYFYIITANNMTFKGYVVIKR, encoded by the coding sequence ATGCGTTTATTTATACTTACCATAATAAGTGTTCTCTTGTGGAGCGTACCTGCCTCTGCTCAACCACCTGTTGATTGGGCTGCTAACGCAACTTTGGGTGCCAATTTCAAAGATTATGTTGAAGATGTTTTTGTAGACGCTTCAGGTAACACATATATCTGCGGAACCTTTAGAGGTCCCTTATCTATTGGTTCTGACAATCTTTACTCTGGAGAAGCAAGTCAAGTATTCGTTGCCAAATATGATGTAAATGGAAACCCTGTTTGGGCTTTACAATCTAATGGTAATAACCAATCATTTGCCAAATCTATTTTTGTAGATGCAATAGGCGCAGTTTATGTTACCGGATATCACAATCATACTATTTTAAGTTTTGCCGGATTATCACTACCTTCTTCTTCAAATGAAGGGTTATTTTTATTAAAAATATCTCCTGCAGGTATACCAATTCACCTCACTGGTGCAACTCCTTTAAGCACAGGTAAGAGTCGTGGTGCAGCCGTTACCGGAGATGGTGATTTCGTCTACATTACCGGAACACACCAGGGAGCACTTACCTTAAACGGAGGTCCAACACTTCCGGCTACAGCAGGTCAAAGTGATATTTTTGTAGCAAGAATAGACTCTGCTTTTGCAGGTTTTTCATACGCAGTTTCTCATGGAGGAACTTCAGCTGATTTAGCCAGCTCTATTACAACTGATGGTACCAACTTGTATGCAACCGGAACTTATGGTAATGCTGTTTGTACATTCACCGCTTCACCTGATTATGATTTACCCGCTTATGGAAATGAAGGAATTTGGATAACTTCTTTTGATAAAACCAATGGTAACGTTAACTGGGCTACATCCGCAGGATCGGCCAACGGAAATACAACTTCAAACGATATTTTTTATTCCTCATCTTCATTATATATTACAGGTGGTTGTTACGACGTATGTACATTTGTTGAAAGCCCATCAACTGGAGCATTAACATATAATGATACTATCTATACAGTTGGACAAAAAGATGCTTTCATTGCTATCTACAATACCTCAGGAGTAATTCAAACCAAATGGAGTGATGGAGGTCCTGGAATGGATGAAGGATTCGGAATAACAACAGATGCAAGTTGTTCAGATATACAATTTTGTGGTCAATTTGAGGATTCTGTTGACTTTGGTGGCACAACCATGCTCCACGCTTTTAATAAAGATCTATTTGTAGCTTCATATGATAATGTTGGAACATTAAACTGGGTTTTTAAAGACATAGGAGCAGATGATGAACTAGCTAAAGCTATCCACAGCAATGGAACTCGCACAAGTTATGGTGGTCATTTTAATAGCGATTTCTTTGTAGGAACTCAACCAATAGCTGAAATTCAATGGAAAGGCTTAAGAGATTTCTTTGTGGCAAGTTTTCAGTGTACAGATATCCCGGTATGTGGACCTCAAATCACCAACTGTCCCAATAATGACACACTCACATCACTTATAGCGTGTAATCAAATTCTTCCAAATTACATTTCAGGTTTGGTTGTTAATGACGGTTGCTCAGCAGGATTAACTTTTTTTCAATCACCTAACCCGTCTACCATTATCAATGCAGGTAGTCAAGAAGTATTACTAAAAGTTACCGACGGAACAGGAAACACTGATGTATGTCTATTTGATTTTGTAGTGATTTCAAACAACAATCCAGTGGTTGCAGAATGTGGAGACCAATTCGTAGGCGAAACCACTCTTGGAGACAATAACAATTATTCATCTTTCTCATGTTCACCAGTTGTTACAAATGGTGAAGAAAGAATATATCAGGTTTATGTAGATGCTAACAATCACTTTTTACAAGTAAAAATGGAAAATGCATCTGATTCAAATGACCCGTATGCCTATGTATACTTCTTAGGATCAGATTGCCCTACAAACCTAAATTGTTCTCAAATTGACAGTTTTAATATTGCTACTGGTGAATTCTCAAACAATTCAAATTATTTAACCTTCATTGCAGACGGTCCTGGTACCTATTACATTGTTGTAGATGCTCAAGTTGATCACATTGACAGTTATGATATTTCATTTTTCTGCACATCTTCTGGGGTTGAATTCGACGGTACATGTAACGTTACTGATGATCCTGACGGAGACGGAATTGTCCCATCAGTTAATGGATCTTTGATTGATTTAACCATGCAACCTTGTGAATCAGTAACTATTTGCCATGACATGTATTTAGCCAATTTAGATGATTGGCAATGGGTAGATTCTATTAGTATGCAATTGGGAGACTGCTACGAAAATATTAATATCACAACCTTAACTCCTGATAATCCACCTGGAAACAATGGTTATTTTGACGTAAACGGAGATTGGTCTGCAACTTATAATTTAGGTACCAACACAATTTTATGGGAATTTGCACATAACTCAGGTGAACCTTGGGGAGATGGAAATACTGGTCCGTATAACTGTCAGCTATATTCCAATTTTTGTTTTGATGCAGATATAACTTCTGCTTGCGCAAATAGTGAAGGATTAAATATTGGAATTGCCATTGGAGATGATGGTGGAAAGGATGGTGAGCCACAAACATATGTTTTTGATGTTGGGAACTCGAATGATTTTATCTTACAAGATGATAACCCTTTCTTTTCATACCAATCCAATGCTCTTTGTAATGCAGATCCAAATGCTTTACCGGATAGTGTTACCACAAGTGGAGGAATCTTTACGGCAGACCCTGGTATAGTTTTTACAGATGGAGCCTCTTCTCCAACTGGAGAAATAGACCTTACTGCCTCTACAATTGGTGGTCCATATAACATCACTTATACGGTAGGATTATGTCCTTTTGATTCAGTTGTAGCTGTTAATATTTATCCACAAGAAGATCCGGCTTTTACTTATCCTGCAGCTGCGTATTGTCAAAATGACGCCAATCCTGTGGCAACAGTTACAGGAACCCCTGGCGGAACATTTACAGGTCCGGCAGAAATTGTTTTTGTAAGTATTACAACAGGAGAGATTGATTTAGCGGCATCTACGGCTGGAGGACCTTATTATATTACTTATACCACGCCGGGGCCAAATTGTATTAATGCAGATTCTGTCCAAATAACAATTAACGCTGAGGATGATCCGGCATTTAACTATGCGACAATTGATCACTGTGCGGCAGATGCTAACGCGACAGTTGTTTCAGTCACAACTCCTGGGGGGACATTTAGCGAAATTACAGCTAACCTATCTATAAACAGTAGTACCGGTGAAGTAGATATTGTTGCCAGTACAGTAGGAAACTATTATGCAGTTTATACAACAGCTGGTATTTGCCCAAATACTGACTCAGTACAATTCAATATTTTAACAGAAGATGACCCTTCATTCTCATATGCTTCGGCAGCTTATTGCCAGGGAGATGCAAATCCAATACCTACAATAAGTGGAACGGCGGGCGGTACATATGGAGGAGCAGCAGAAATCACTTTTGTAAGTAGTACTACAGGAGAAGTAGATTTAACAAATTCTTTAAGCGGAGGACCATACACAATTACCTATACAACTCCAGGACCTGACTGTCCAAACGTAGGAACTTTTGATGTAACCATTAATGCAGAGGATGATCCTTCATTTGATTACGGCAATACATTGTATTGTACTGGAGATAGTAACCCTATAGCTAACATAATAGGGACAGCTGGAGGAACTTTTAGTAGTTCTGCAGGATTAGTTTTAGCCAATACTTCTACCGGAGAAATTGACATTGCTGGCAGCACCGTTGGCGGACCTTACACAATAACTTATACCACACCGGGACCTGACTGTCCAAATTCTACCGATTTTCAAGTTTCAATAGCTGCGCTAGAAGATGCCGGATTTAATTATACTACCACATCCTATTGTAGTAATGAAACGGATCCTGTACCAACTGTCAATACTCCAGGCGGAACTTTTAGTGGTGCAGTTGTATTTGTAGATTCCGGAACAGGTGAAATAGATTTGGACGCAACAAATCCTGGAACTTCATTACAAATTATATATAATTCACCCGGACCTGTATGTCCAAATGCTGATACATTATACCTTACAATTAATGCATTAGATGATCCTTCATTTAATTATGGTGATACCGCATTTTGTAGTACGTCATCTGTTGTAAATGCTACATTAAATGGTACAACAGGCGGAGTTTTCACAAGCTCAAATACAGAAATATCATTAAATGCATCAAGTGGTCAAATTGATTTAGGTGCAAGTACAGCTGGAGGTCCTTACACAATTCAATATGCCACAACTGGTACATGTTATGACAGCAGCACTGTAGATATTTACATTTTTGATCCGGTTGCGGCAAATGCAGGACCAGATCAAACCCTATTCTTTAAATATGATACAGATTTAGAGGCAATAGATCCATCACCGGCAATTGGTGTTTGGAGTTTTTCAGAAGGGAATGCAAACATTGACGATATAAATGATCCATTGGCTTATATCAGTGATTTACAAAACGGTACCACTACCCTGCTTTGGACTGTTACTAATGGACCGTGTCCTGTGGAAACTGATGAAGTTAATTTGATTGTGACAAGTCTTTTTATTCCGGAAGCGGTTACGCCTAATAATGATGGGCAAAATGATGTGTTTTTAATTAATGGAATTGATCTATTAGAAAATACAGTTGAAATATATAACCGTTGGGGACAAATAGTTTATTCAGCAAATAATTATCAAAATAACTGGGACGGTTTAGACAACAACGGAAAAAAACTTGATGACGACACCTATTTTTATATAATCACAGCGAATAACATGACCTTTAAAGGGTACGTGGTTATTAAAAGATGA
- a CDS encoding DUF1987 domain-containing protein, whose translation MAEFFREATHRTPMISGSLDTGKIEIIGRSLPEDAKDFYLSFRDWLLELFASDVSNIDVYLELEYFNTATSKIIIDMLLNLEKLKDQKQISVIWAFDEDDIEMEETGNDFAALLGDMITLKPKPFDPENS comes from the coding sequence ATGGCTGAATTTTTCAGAGAAGCTACACATAGAACCCCAATGATATCAGGATCGCTCGATACAGGTAAGATCGAAATTATTGGACGCAGTTTACCTGAAGACGCTAAAGATTTTTACCTATCATTCAGAGATTGGCTTTTGGAACTATTCGCTTCTGATGTTTCTAATATTGACGTTTATCTTGAACTTGAATATTTCAATACGGCAACTTCCAAAATTATCATTGACATGCTTCTTAATCTTGAAAAACTCAAGGATCAAAAACAAATTAGTGTTATTTGGGCTTTTGATGAAGATGATATTGAAATGGAAGAAACCGGAAATGATTTTGCAGCACTTTTAGGGGACATGATTACCTTAAAACCTAAACCTTTTGACCCGGAAAATTCCTGA
- a CDS encoding DUF1987 domain-containing protein: MSSDANYEGDVVVIEATKKTPYIRLDKKSGLIEISGISIPENTKEFYWNFNRWLTEYAADPAPKTQVKISLMYMNSSSTVVITRMLMLLDELIGLKTVVQIDWYYEMDDLEMKEIGEHYQETMKCTINLHEVDKLD; encoded by the coding sequence ATGAGTTCAGATGCAAATTACGAAGGGGATGTTGTTGTAATTGAAGCAACTAAGAAAACTCCATATATTCGATTGGACAAAAAAAGTGGTCTGATTGAAATATCTGGTATATCCATTCCTGAAAACACCAAAGAGTTTTATTGGAATTTTAATCGTTGGCTTACAGAGTATGCCGCCGATCCAGCTCCTAAAACCCAAGTAAAAATTAGCCTTATGTATATGAACAGTAGTTCTACTGTTGTTATCACAAGAATGCTGATGCTTTTAGATGAACTGATTGGTTTAAAAACCGTTGTGCAAATTGATTGGTACTACGAAATGGATGATCTTGAAATGAAAGAAATTGGAGAGCATTACCAGGAGACAATGAAATGCACCATCAATCTACACGAAGTAGATAAACTGGATTAA
- a CDS encoding response regulator, whose product MRIKKIYVVDGDYFFARTFIQKLNKSGNYDIVHFSNFDEASINMPYDNPQLVLIEHNLKGRTGLDSIPIIRQALPDCEIVMVSDQNDVEVVDTAYKRGVTKYFRKDILLLDHVEGLIKQYEAPFDSNLNQLFG is encoded by the coding sequence ATGAGAATTAAAAAAATTTATGTTGTAGACGGCGATTATTTTTTTGCACGAACATTCATCCAAAAATTGAACAAAAGTGGCAATTATGATATTGTCCACTTTAGCAATTTTGACGAAGCCAGCATCAACATGCCTTATGACAATCCTCAACTAGTTCTTATCGAACATAATTTAAAAGGACGAACAGGCCTAGATTCAATCCCAATTATTAGACAAGCTTTACCAGACTGCGAAATAGTTATGGTGTCAGATCAAAATGATGTTGAGGTTGTTGATACTGCCTATAAAAGAGGTGTTACTAAGTATTTTAGAAAGGATATCTTATTGTTAGATCACGTTGAAGGTCTTATTAAACAATATGAAGCTCCTTTCGACAGCAACCTTAATCAACTTTTTGGTTAA
- a CDS encoding response regulator, with protein sequence MIRILYIGNHKNFVKLQDLSTNFNLAVSFNEVASFKSAEDELRNNDYEIILSELTIGDESALNLLDKESLIEGIPVILTEKSPSHEITRTALKNGAFDILDCDYLNSIILEDSFKEAIRYSKENKLRQDLEKRLDGIYANTRTILDNITDGIWSLDEKGKLLIINAKAKDYFKDFGKSPSLGDTFFKHIDDFLIEKWEPLNQKALNGQSVISVDQFHQKEQLIYLETACTPIKSGEVTVGTSFVVRNVTERELAEAKIRENERNFRSVFTGSEVPILLTSTATNKIVDLNLACSRLFNFTVDELKDMNFFDLISKSRIDNYQKDLESYRKGKIDHMDSHIVTKDQEDIPVQLSITEIFYNDEPCDLTFLYDISARIETEKKLNEARELAEKSAEFKSLFLANMSHEIRTPMNAMLGFADLLKNTSLSDEQREYVDIISNSGQDLLVIINDILDLTKIEAGKLELRPRVFEVMDTIKKVLRLHQHKADEKQIDLSLQFSSNIPEFLELDDIRLTQILNNLIGNAIKFTEKGEVSLKINKTVEKDQEMIKFIIKDTGIGIPEKEIATIFENFSQVDSSLQRKQKGTGLGLSIVSQLCQLMGGSISARSEEGEGSEFEVLLPLKIGNAIVKNESKTESKKELITDELHVVICEDNPVNVKLATKILDELGVVYHVAKNGSEGIDAVKEHNPDVVFMDLQMPILDGYEATKEIRKFSQVPIIAMSAHVLEEEQNKCLDAGMNGFIPKPFKIDDIIKELQKQFSFKAEIKKDQLDPKWKKLNMPGLLNLAKGDEEFAISLFDIFIEQANKDKIQFEKALNNNDVDSMKSIAHKLLPSFMMFDFVQLHIIGEKLDNREATEREREYFLERLELAINEIIEKRSSFIQGN encoded by the coding sequence ATGATCCGAATTCTATACATAGGCAATCACAAAAACTTTGTCAAACTTCAAGATTTGTCAACAAACTTCAACCTTGCGGTTAGTTTCAATGAAGTTGCTTCATTTAAATCTGCAGAAGATGAACTCAGAAATAACGATTATGAAATAATACTTTCTGAGTTAACTATTGGAGATGAAAGTGCCTTAAACCTGCTTGACAAGGAAAGTTTGATTGAAGGAATTCCGGTCATCTTAACAGAAAAAAGTCCCAGCCATGAAATTACTCGTACTGCCCTAAAAAATGGCGCGTTTGATATCCTTGATTGTGACTATTTAAATTCTATTATACTAGAAGACAGCTTTAAAGAAGCAATCAGATACTCAAAGGAAAATAAATTGCGCCAAGACTTAGAAAAAAGGCTTGATGGAATTTACGCCAATACGAGAACCATCCTGGACAATATTACTGATGGTATTTGGTCATTAGATGAAAAAGGAAAACTTCTTATCATCAATGCAAAAGCCAAAGATTATTTTAAAGACTTTGGTAAATCACCTTCGTTAGGAGATACATTTTTTAAACACATAGATGACTTCCTAATTGAAAAATGGGAGCCACTCAACCAAAAAGCGTTAAATGGTCAAAGTGTAATCTCGGTAGATCAGTTCCATCAAAAAGAACAACTAATCTATTTAGAAACAGCATGTACTCCCATAAAGTCAGGAGAAGTAACAGTAGGAACTTCTTTTGTTGTTAGAAATGTTACTGAAAGAGAATTAGCAGAGGCAAAAATCAGAGAAAACGAAAGGAATTTCAGATCTGTATTTACCGGTAGTGAGGTTCCAATCTTGCTTACTTCAACTGCTACAAATAAAATAGTAGACCTTAACCTTGCATGTAGTAGGTTATTCAACTTTACGGTTGATGAATTAAAAGACATGAATTTCTTTGATCTAATATCAAAGAGTAGGATTGATAATTATCAAAAAGACTTAGAAAGTTATCGCAAAGGTAAAATTGACCACATGGACAGCCATATCGTCACTAAAGACCAGGAAGACATTCCCGTTCAACTTTCAATTACTGAAATTTTTTACAACGACGAACCATGTGACCTTACTTTCCTTTATGACATTTCTGCTAGAATTGAAACAGAGAAAAAATTGAATGAAGCAAGAGAATTAGCTGAAAAATCTGCAGAATTCAAATCTCTGTTTTTAGCCAATATGAGTCATGAAATTCGTACACCAATGAATGCCATGCTTGGATTTGCAGACCTTCTAAAAAACACCAGTTTATCGGATGAACAAAGAGAGTATGTAGATATTATTAGCAATTCAGGGCAAGATCTTTTGGTAATTATAAATGACATATTAGACTTAACAAAAATAGAAGCAGGAAAATTAGAACTGCGTCCAAGAGTATTTGAGGTGATGGACACCATTAAAAAGGTGCTGAGATTACATCAACACAAAGCAGATGAGAAGCAAATAGACTTAAGTCTACAATTTTCTTCAAACATTCCTGAATTTCTAGAACTTGATGATATCAGACTTACTCAAATATTAAATAACCTTATTGGTAATGCCATCAAATTCACTGAAAAAGGAGAGGTTAGTTTAAAAATCAATAAAACAGTAGAAAAAGATCAGGAGATGATCAAGTTCATCATAAAAGATACCGGAATTGGTATTCCTGAAAAAGAGATTGCAACCATCTTTGAAAACTTTAGCCAAGTAGATTCTAGTTTGCAGAGAAAACAAAAAGGGACAGGATTAGGATTATCAATTGTAAGTCAGCTTTGCCAACTGATGGGAGGCTCCATTAGTGCCAGATCTGAGGAAGGAGAAGGCTCTGAATTTGAAGTGTTGCTTCCTTTAAAAATTGGAAATGCAATTGTTAAAAACGAGTCTAAAACCGAATCTAAAAAGGAATTAATTACTGATGAACTTCATGTAGTTATATGTGAAGATAATCCTGTAAACGTAAAACTTGCAACTAAAATATTGGATGAATTAGGTGTGGTATATCACGTTGCAAAAAATGGTAGCGAAGGTATTGATGCTGTTAAAGAACATAATCCTGATGTGGTATTCATGGACTTACAGATGCCTATTTTAGATGGATACGAAGCAACAAAAGAAATAAGAAAATTTAGCCAGGTACCTATTATTGCAATGTCTGCTCATGTCCTAGAGGAAGAACAAAACAAATGTCTTGATGCCGGAATGAATGGATTTATTCCAAAACCATTCAAAATTGATGATATTATAAAGGAACTTCAAAAGCAATTTTCATTTAAAGCAGAAATCAAAAAAGATCAGTTAGATCCAAAATGGAAAAAACTAAATATGCCAGGTTTATTGAATCTTGCCAAAGGAGATGAAGAATTTGCCATTTCTCTTTTTGACATTTTCATTGAACAGGCAAATAAGGACAAAATTCAATTTGAAAAAGCCCTTAATAATAATGATGTGGATAGTATGAAGTCAATTGCCCACAAATTATTGCCTTCCTTTATGATGTTTGATTTTGTTCAATTACACATTATAGGGGAGAAATTGGATAACCGCGAGGCAACAGAAAGAGAAAGAGAATACTTTCTAGAAAGACTGGAACTGGCAATCAATGAAATAATCGAAAAACGATCTTCCTTCATTCAGGGCAACTAA